In Flavobacteriales bacterium, a single genomic region encodes these proteins:
- a CDS encoding gliding motility protein GldC — MNKKKQIRIDVSLDENHLPEKLEWEADDGVGKKTAGAALISFWDKDEQQALRVDLWDKDFTTDEMKTFFVQTLLTMNDTLERATGDTETCAGIREFGLDLGKHLGVITE; from the coding sequence ATGAACAAGAAGAAACAGATACGTATAGATGTCAGCCTGGATGAGAATCATCTTCCAGAAAAGCTGGAATGGGAAGCAGATGATGGAGTAGGGAAGAAGACCGCTGGAGCTGCACTTATCTCATTTTGGGATAAGGACGAGCAGCAGGCCCTGCGGGTGGACTTGTGGGATAAGGATTTCACCACGGATGAGATGAAGACCTTCTTTGTTCAGACCCTATTGACGATGAACGACACACTGGAGAGGGCCACAGGCGATACGGAGACCTGTGCTGGAATCCGCGAATTCGGACTGGATCTGGGAAAACATCTAGGGGTGATCACTGAGTGA
- a CDS encoding YihA family ribosome biogenesis GTP-binding protein, giving the protein MEIIKAEFLKSSADPSQCPKADRPEYAFIGRSNVGKSSLINMLAGRRSLAKTSGRPGKTQLINHFNIDDSWYLVDLPGYGYAKISKKERAKWKAFTWSYLEQRQNLMCVFVLLDGRIPAQAVDLEFMAELGLRGIPFVMAFTKVEKVNKETRSEHLKAYTETMLEEWEKLPPIFHTSAVSKEGREEILAFISKTNELF; this is encoded by the coding sequence ATGGAGATAATCAAAGCTGAATTCCTGAAGAGCAGTGCAGATCCTTCGCAATGCCCCAAAGCGGATAGACCTGAATACGCTTTTATCGGTAGAAGCAATGTCGGTAAGAGCTCACTGATCAATATGTTGGCAGGTCGCAGGTCATTGGCCAAAACCTCAGGCAGACCGGGAAAGACCCAATTGATCAACCATTTCAATATAGATGACAGCTGGTATCTGGTCGACCTCCCAGGCTATGGCTACGCCAAGATCTCTAAAAAGGAACGGGCCAAGTGGAAAGCCTTCACTTGGAGCTATCTGGAACAACGGCAGAATCTGATGTGTGTATTTGTGCTCCTGGACGGGCGCATACCTGCTCAAGCTGTCGATCTGGAATTCATGGCCGAACTCGGCCTTAGAGGTATACCTTTTGTGATGGCATTCACCAAAGTAGAAAAGGTGAATAAGGAGACTCGGTCAGAACATCTGAAGGCATACACCGAGACCATGCTCGAAGAATGGGAGAAATTGCCTCCGATTTTCCACACCTCTGCGGTAAGTAAAGAAGGAAGGGAAGAGATACTGGCGTTCATCAGTAAGACCAATGAACTCTTTTAG